A genomic stretch from Candidatus Hydrogenisulfobacillus filiaventi includes:
- a CDS encoding Amino acid transporter, AAT family, translating to MGVETWSHGKASAPRRVRRRHAAFRRDLHAPALTLLTIGGVMGSGLFLASGLAIRDGGPGTIVLFLVGALAMYLEIRALGEMSAATPAPGSFLTYAAQVLGPGYTFVAGWIFWFSSVLTMSSEVTAAALFSRYWVPSVPLWLWALAYSAGIIALNFLSVRGFGTAESVMAGVKTAAVLLFVILAAVALSGALPRLAAVPAGARAAAATGWFPHGWRGLAAGFILVLFSYAGTGVVGMAAAETADPARTIRRSIRLTVALVGVLYLGSIAAVVLLLPEAAIPTTHSPFVAALHRLPLPFAGAVMNLVLLFAVLSTMNAALYSNVRVLYSLARHGQAPARLGVLNRRGQPAAAIWTSAGLLGLTIILAYVLPHKAYAYLVTATGFQAMFIWLMVLLTHLRYRPYLEAHAPEQLQYKLWGFPYTTWFVIAVILTAMAGSFFSPSELAAAILAFAGILLAVLAWLLVRRRLRLEPTP from the coding sequence ATGGGCGTGGAAACCTGGTCCCATGGCAAGGCCTCCGCCCCCCGTCGCGTGCGCCGGCGGCATGCCGCCTTCCGCCGCGACCTCCATGCCCCCGCCCTCACCCTGCTCACCATCGGCGGGGTCATGGGCTCGGGGCTGTTCCTGGCCAGCGGGCTGGCCATCCGGGACGGTGGTCCCGGCACCATTGTGCTGTTTCTAGTCGGGGCGCTGGCCATGTACCTGGAAATCCGGGCCTTGGGGGAGATGTCCGCCGCCACCCCCGCCCCCGGCTCCTTTCTGACCTACGCCGCCCAGGTCCTGGGCCCCGGTTACACCTTTGTCGCCGGGTGGATCTTCTGGTTCTCGAGTGTGCTGACCATGTCCAGTGAGGTCACCGCGGCTGCCCTCTTCAGCCGCTACTGGGTGCCAAGCGTCCCCCTCTGGCTATGGGCCCTCGCCTATTCGGCCGGCATTATTGCCCTCAACTTCCTGAGCGTGCGGGGCTTCGGCACCGCCGAGAGCGTGATGGCGGGGGTCAAGACCGCCGCCGTGCTGCTGTTCGTCATCCTGGCGGCGGTGGCGCTCAGCGGTGCCTTGCCCCGCCTGGCAGCGGTCCCCGCCGGGGCCCGCGCCGCAGCCGCCACCGGCTGGTTCCCCCACGGGTGGCGCGGCCTGGCCGCCGGCTTCATCCTGGTGCTCTTCAGCTATGCGGGCACCGGGGTGGTGGGCATGGCAGCCGCCGAAACCGCCGACCCCGCCCGGACCATTCGCCGATCCATCCGCCTCACCGTGGCCCTGGTGGGGGTGCTGTACCTGGGCTCCATCGCGGCCGTCGTGCTGCTGCTGCCGGAGGCCGCCATCCCCACCACCCACAGTCCCTTCGTGGCCGCCCTGCACCGCCTGCCCCTGCCCTTTGCGGGTGCGGTCATGAACCTGGTCCTGCTGTTTGCGGTCCTCTCCACCATGAATGCCGCCCTTTACAGCAACGTCCGCGTGCTGTACAGCCTGGCCCGCCACGGCCAGGCCCCGGCCCGGCTGGGGGTGTTAAACCGCCGCGGGCAGCCGGCAGCTGCCATCTGGACCAGCGCCGGGCTGTTGGGCCTGACCATCATCCTGGCCTACGTGCTGCCGCACAAGGCCTATGCCTATCTGGTCACCGCCACCGGCTTTCAGGCCATGTTCATCTGGCTGATGGTGCTCCTCACTCATCTCCGTTACCGGCCTTACCTGGAGGCCCATGCCCCCGAGCAGCTGCAGTACAAACTCTGGGGCTTCCCCTACACCACCTGGTTTGTCATCGCTGTCATCCTGACGGCCATGGCCGGCTCCTTCTTCTCGCCCTCAGAGCTGGCAGCGGCGATCCTCGCCTTCGCCGGCATCCTCCTCGCCGTGCTGGCCTGGCTGCTCGTCCGCCGCCGCCTCCGGCTGGAGCCCACCCCCTGA
- the appF gene encoding oligopeptide ABC transporter (ATP-binding protein) (Evidence 2a : Function from experimental evidences in other organisms; PubMedId : 7997159, 25755103, 26728191, 22720735; Product type t : transporter), with product MSGGDQPLLEVEGLVKEFVRRNWAGRRTGAVRAVDGVSFHLRPGETLALVGESGAGKSTTARAALRLIEPTAGRVRLLGRDLLALPARDLRRLRREVQWVFQDPYTSLNPRLTAGAILAEPLVIHRVGTPRQRQGIVAALLEQVGLHPADAGRFPHEFSGGQRQRLAIARALALRPRLVVADEPVSALDVSVQAQVLDLLAGLQQTYRLTYLLIAHGLGVVRRMADRVAVLYQGRLVETGPAEAVFTRPLHPYTRALFAAVPLPDPEARTRPLPAPAGPSGPAPGAGCPYQSRCPWAEARCRQAVPPLRAVLPGHQAACHLA from the coding sequence GTGAGCGGCGGGGACCAGCCCCTGCTGGAGGTGGAGGGGCTGGTCAAGGAGTTTGTGCGCCGCAACTGGGCCGGGCGGCGGACGGGGGCGGTGCGGGCGGTGGATGGGGTGTCCTTCCACCTGCGGCCGGGAGAGACGTTGGCCCTGGTGGGCGAGTCCGGAGCCGGCAAATCGACCACGGCCCGTGCCGCCCTGCGGCTGATTGAACCCACTGCCGGCCGGGTGCGGCTGCTGGGCCGGGACCTGCTGGCCCTGCCGGCGCGCGACCTCCGCCGCCTGCGGCGGGAGGTGCAGTGGGTCTTTCAGGATCCCTACACCTCGCTCAATCCGCGCCTGACCGCCGGGGCCATCCTGGCCGAACCGCTGGTCATCCATCGGGTCGGTACCCCCCGCCAACGGCAAGGGATAGTGGCAGCGCTGCTGGAACAGGTGGGCTTGCACCCGGCGGATGCCGGCCGCTTCCCCCACGAGTTTTCCGGGGGGCAGCGCCAGCGGCTGGCTATCGCCCGGGCCCTGGCGCTGCGGCCCCGCCTAGTGGTGGCGGACGAGCCGGTCTCGGCCCTGGATGTGTCCGTCCAGGCCCAGGTCCTCGACCTGCTGGCAGGTCTGCAGCAGACCTACCGGCTGACCTATCTCCTCATCGCCCACGGCCTGGGGGTGGTGCGCCGGATGGCCGACCGGGTGGCGGTCCTGTACCAGGGGCGGCTGGTGGAGACCGGCCCGGCGGAGGCGGTCTTCACGCGGCCGCTGCATCCCTACACCCGGGCCCTGTTCGCCGCCGTCCCGCTGCCGGATCCGGAGGCCCGCACGCGGCCGCTGCCCGCACCGGCCGGGCCGTCCGGCCCGGCGCCGGGGGCCGGGTGTCCGTACCAGTCCCGCTGCCCATGGGCGGAAGCGCGGTGCCGGCAGGCGGTCCCCCCGCTGCGGGCGGTGCTGCCCGGCCATCAGGCGGCCTGCCACCTGGCATAA
- the gatB gene encoding glutamyl-tRNA(Gln) amidotransferase (subunit B) (Evidence 2a : Function from experimental evidences in other organisms; PubMedId : 11445070, 12682299, 9342321; Product type e : enzyme) yields MLEAKLDLEREFETIIGLEVHVELKTASKLFCGCKTSFGDPPNTNTCPVCLALPGALPVLNREAVRYAVKAALALECRVARVSKFDRKNYFYPDLPKAYQISQYDLPLGSHGQVRIRVPDGQGGVRVKSVRIRRLHLEEDAGKLNHLGGDHLADAEESLVDLNRAGIPLIEIVSEPDLASPEEARLYLQELRAILRLLDISDLRMAEGSMRVDANVSLKPRDWSGSLEDLPRTEIKNVNSLRFVQRALEYEVERQRDLLLRGERVIRETRGFDEATGTTYSQRSKEEAHDYRYFPEPDLPPLVLEESWVEGIRAEIPALPDALRAELTAAGLGPKEAEALVTDPPALAYWRSLVAAGIEARTAGNWMLADVARLLNAHGHGYDETPLTPERLVGLLRLIDQGRLSGRMAKEVLDRMYETGAEAAQVVEELGLAQISDEEALRPVVEAVLAEHAKVVADVLAGKDKALGFLVGQVMKRTRGQASPETVNRLLRAAIAARSS; encoded by the coding sequence ATGCTGGAGGCCAAGCTGGATCTGGAACGGGAGTTTGAAACCATCATTGGGCTGGAGGTGCACGTCGAGCTCAAGACCGCCTCCAAGCTCTTCTGCGGGTGCAAGACCTCCTTCGGGGACCCGCCCAACACCAATACCTGCCCGGTGTGCCTGGCCCTGCCCGGAGCCCTGCCGGTGTTGAACCGGGAGGCGGTGCGCTACGCGGTCAAGGCCGCTCTGGCGCTGGAGTGCCGGGTGGCGCGGGTGTCCAAGTTCGACCGTAAGAACTACTTTTACCCCGATCTGCCCAAGGCCTACCAGATCTCGCAGTACGACCTGCCCTTGGGCAGCCACGGGCAGGTGCGCATCCGCGTTCCTGACGGGCAGGGCGGGGTCCGGGTCAAAAGCGTGCGCATCCGGCGCCTGCACCTGGAGGAGGACGCCGGGAAACTCAATCACCTGGGCGGCGACCACCTGGCCGACGCCGAGGAGTCCTTGGTGGACCTGAACCGGGCCGGCATCCCCCTGATCGAGATTGTCTCCGAACCCGACCTGGCCTCGCCGGAGGAGGCCCGGCTGTATCTGCAGGAGCTGCGGGCCATCCTGCGGCTGCTGGATATTTCCGACCTGCGCATGGCGGAAGGCTCCATGCGGGTCGACGCCAACGTGTCCCTGAAGCCCCGCGACTGGAGCGGGTCCCTGGAGGACCTCCCCCGCACCGAGATCAAGAACGTCAACTCCCTGCGCTTTGTGCAGCGGGCGCTGGAGTACGAGGTGGAGCGGCAGCGGGATCTCCTCCTGCGCGGCGAACGGGTGATCCGGGAGACCCGGGGCTTCGACGAGGCCACCGGAACCACTTACAGCCAGCGTAGCAAGGAGGAGGCCCACGACTACCGCTATTTCCCGGAACCGGACCTGCCCCCGCTGGTCCTGGAGGAGAGCTGGGTGGAAGGGATCCGGGCCGAGATCCCGGCCCTGCCCGACGCCCTGCGCGCCGAACTGACCGCAGCCGGCCTGGGCCCCAAGGAGGCGGAGGCGTTGGTCACCGACCCGCCCGCCCTGGCCTACTGGCGGTCCCTGGTGGCGGCCGGCATCGAGGCGCGGACGGCGGGCAATTGGATGCTGGCGGATGTGGCCCGCCTGCTGAACGCCCACGGGCACGGTTACGACGAGACCCCCCTCACCCCGGAACGTCTGGTCGGCCTGCTGCGCCTGATTGATCAGGGCCGGCTGTCGGGCCGGATGGCGAAGGAGGTGCTGGATCGCATGTACGAAACCGGTGCGGAGGCCGCCCAGGTGGTGGAGGAGCTGGGGCTGGCCCAGATCTCCGATGAGGAGGCCCTGCGTCCGGTGGTGGAAGCGGTGCTGGCCGAACACGCCAAGGTGGTGGCGGACGTCCTGGCGGGCAAGGACAAGGCGCTCGGTTTCCTGGTCGGCCAGGTGATGAAGCGCACCCGCGGACAGGCCAGCCCGGAAACCGTGAACCGGCTGCTGCGGGCGGCCATTGCCGCCCGGTCCTCCTAG
- the dppD gene encoding dipeptide ABC transporter (ATP-binding subunit) (Evidence 2a : Function from experimental evidences in other organisms; PubMedId : 7536291; Product type t : transporter), protein MGAETVLEVQDLVATFPGPSGRVAVVDGVSFHLRAGEVLALVGESGAGKSTLALALLRLLPEPPARIEQGVVAFRGRDLLRLDRRALRQVRGRQAAVIFQDPLSALNPAYRAGDQVAEMLRVHGRLGRRAASGRAVALLEEAGLPDARAVAVRYPHQLSGGMRQRVLIAMALACRPRLLIADEPTAALDVTVQAGILALFRRVAEGGTAVLFISHDLGVVAQVADRIGVLYAGRLVETGPAGLLLRDPRHPYTQALLAAVPRPDGPRPGASPPLPDPGPPAGGCAFAPRCPRAGPRCRAVPPPAFAAGPGRTVRCWAAGGEEGRR, encoded by the coding sequence GTGGGGGCGGAAACCGTCCTCGAGGTCCAGGACCTGGTGGCGACCTTTCCCGGGCCGTCCGGACGGGTGGCGGTGGTGGACGGCGTGAGCTTCCATCTGCGCGCGGGGGAGGTCCTGGCGCTGGTGGGGGAATCGGGAGCGGGCAAGTCCACCCTCGCCCTGGCCCTCCTGCGTCTGCTGCCCGAGCCGCCCGCCCGGATTGAACAGGGCGTGGTCGCCTTCCGGGGCCGGGATCTGCTCCGGCTGGACCGGCGCGCCCTGCGCCAGGTGCGGGGCCGGCAGGCGGCGGTGATTTTTCAGGACCCGTTGAGCGCCTTGAACCCGGCCTACCGGGCCGGGGACCAGGTGGCGGAGATGCTGCGGGTCCACGGGCGTCTCGGCCGGCGGGCCGCGTCCGGACGGGCGGTCGCCTTGCTGGAGGAGGCCGGGCTGCCGGACGCCCGCGCGGTGGCGGTCCGGTACCCGCACCAGCTGTCCGGCGGCATGCGCCAGCGGGTGCTGATTGCGATGGCCCTGGCCTGCCGCCCCCGCCTCCTGATTGCCGACGAGCCGACGGCCGCCCTCGACGTCACCGTGCAGGCGGGCATTCTGGCCCTGTTCCGGCGGGTGGCGGAGGGCGGCACGGCGGTGCTGTTCATCTCCCATGACCTGGGGGTGGTGGCCCAGGTGGCCGACCGCATCGGGGTCCTGTACGCCGGGCGCCTGGTGGAGACCGGCCCGGCGGGGCTGCTGTTGCGGGACCCCCGCCATCCCTATACGCAGGCGCTGCTGGCGGCGGTGCCCCGGCCCGACGGACCCCGCCCGGGGGCCTCCCCGCCCTTGCCGGACCCTGGGCCTCCGGCCGGGGGCTGCGCCTTCGCGCCCCGCTGTCCCCGCGCCGGGCCGCGCTGCCGGGCGGTGCCGCCCCCGGCATTTGCGGCTGGACCGGGGCGGACGGTGCGCTGTTGGGCGGCCGGAGGGGAGGAGGGGCGACGGTGA
- the gatC gene encoding glutamyl-tRNA(Gln) amidotransferase (subunit C) (Evidence 2a : Function from experimental evidences in other organisms; PubMedId : 9342321, 11445070, 12682299, 25005615; Product type e : enzyme): MGDDAEMALSNEEVRYVARLARLALAEDRLEEMGRQLNAVLGYVEQLNRLDTRGVEPTWHVLPVHNVWRADVVEPSLPREQALAAAPRVQDGMFRVPRIVEGEEA, translated from the coding sequence ATGGGGGACGACGCCGAGATGGCCCTGAGCAACGAGGAAGTACGCTACGTGGCCCGCCTGGCGCGCCTGGCGCTGGCGGAGGACAGGCTCGAGGAGATGGGGCGGCAACTCAATGCCGTCCTGGGGTATGTGGAGCAGCTCAACCGGCTGGACACCCGCGGGGTGGAGCCGACCTGGCACGTGCTGCCGGTGCACAACGTCTGGCGGGCGGATGTGGTGGAGCCTTCCCTGCCGCGGGAACAGGCCCTAGCGGCTGCGCCCCGGGTTCAGGACGGGATGTTCCGGGTCCCGCGGATCGTGGAGGGGGAGGAAGCGTGA
- the ykhA gene encoding Uncharacterized acyl-CoA thioester hydrolase YkhA encodes MMEPMALGGDPGLAPRSPAHSRTEMTELVLPSDANQLGNILGGRVMHWVDLAAAIAAARHAGRVAVTASMDRLDFLLPVKVGQVVSLVAEVNWAGRTSMEVGVEVYREELGASERELTSRAYLTFVAIDADGRPVPVPPLLLTRSEEVARFHAAEARRQARLAHRARMREEL; translated from the coding sequence GTGATGGAGCCGATGGCACTGGGCGGGGATCCGGGGCTGGCCCCCCGCAGCCCCGCCCATTCCCGGACCGAGATGACCGAGCTGGTGCTGCCCAGCGATGCCAATCAGCTGGGCAACATCTTGGGCGGCCGCGTAATGCATTGGGTGGACCTGGCGGCCGCCATCGCCGCCGCCCGCCACGCGGGGCGGGTGGCGGTAACTGCGTCCATGGACCGGCTGGATTTCCTGCTGCCGGTCAAGGTGGGCCAGGTGGTCTCGCTGGTGGCCGAGGTCAACTGGGCCGGACGCACTTCCATGGAGGTGGGGGTCGAGGTCTACCGCGAGGAGCTGGGGGCTTCGGAACGCGAACTGACCTCCCGGGCCTATCTGACCTTTGTAGCCATTGACGCGGATGGGCGGCCGGTCCCCGTGCCGCCCCTGTTGCTCACCCGCTCCGAGGAGGTGGCCCGCTTCCATGCCGCCGAGGCCCGCCGCCAGGCCCGCCTGGCCCACCGGGCCCGGATGCGGGAGGAACTGTGA
- a CDS encoding conserved protein of unknown function (Evidence 4 : Unknown function but conserved in other organisms) — MPAMADARFLAVVSRLTAMLVDMAGGVFTLVMVYGGLRYMIAHSPRAVEGAKEVMGRAAVGLVLILLVDALRQLLQYVAS, encoded by the coding sequence ATGCCGGCAATGGCAGACGCCCGGTTCCTGGCGGTGGTCAGTCGCCTGACCGCCATGCTGGTGGATATGGCGGGCGGGGTGTTCACCCTGGTCATGGTCTACGGGGGCCTGCGCTACATGATCGCCCACAGTCCGCGGGCGGTGGAGGGGGCCAAGGAGGTCATGGGCCGGGCGGCGGTGGGGCTGGTGCTCATCCTGCTGGTGGACGCCCTGCGGCAGCTCCTCCAGTACGTGGCGTCGTGA
- the gatA gene encoding glutamyl-tRNA(Gln) amidotransferase (subunit A) (Evidence 2a : Function from experimental evidences in other organisms; PubMedId : 11445070, 12682299, 9342321; Product type e : enzyme), with product MSLLDLGVAALADAVRRGDVRAEEAVQEALDRITAQEPDLQAYLTVAGDKALERARRVDRADPAVRAQWALAGVPLAVKDNIMTRDFPTTAASRILEGYRPPYDATVVERLYAAGAVIVGKTNLDEFAMGSSTEHSAFKRTRNPWDLERVPGGSSGGSAATVAAGAVAGALGSDTGGSIRQPASYCGVVGLKPTYGRVSRYGLIAFASSLDQIGPITRSVADALALFRVIAGHDRRDSTSLDEPVPEWPGVLTAGVEGLSLGLPREYVGPGIQPGVRARMEEAVRRLEAAGARVREVSLPHTEYAIATYYLIAPAEASSNLARFDGVRYGLRREADDLVSTYAETRAAGFGPEVQRRIMLGTHVLSAGYYDAYYLKAQKVRTLIRQDFEAAFREVDALITPTAPEVAFPHGARTADPLAMYLSDVFTVTANLAGLPALSVPVGRDGGLPVGLQVLAPPLREDTVFRVGAWIEAAFKAETGRPPRFA from the coding sequence GTGAGCCTCTTGGATTTGGGCGTCGCTGCCCTGGCGGACGCCGTCCGGCGGGGGGACGTGCGGGCCGAGGAGGCGGTGCAGGAGGCCCTGGACCGCATCACCGCCCAGGAGCCGGACCTGCAGGCCTACCTGACCGTGGCCGGCGATAAGGCCCTGGAACGGGCCCGGCGGGTGGACCGGGCCGACCCGGCGGTGCGGGCCCAATGGGCGCTGGCCGGGGTTCCCCTGGCGGTCAAGGACAATATCATGACCCGGGACTTTCCCACCACCGCCGCGTCGCGCATCCTGGAAGGCTACCGGCCTCCCTACGATGCGACGGTGGTCGAACGGTTGTATGCAGCCGGGGCCGTGATCGTGGGCAAGACCAACCTGGACGAGTTCGCCATGGGCTCCTCCACCGAGCATTCGGCCTTCAAGCGCACGCGCAACCCGTGGGACCTGGAGCGGGTCCCCGGGGGATCCAGCGGGGGTTCCGCGGCCACGGTCGCGGCAGGCGCGGTGGCGGGAGCGCTGGGGTCGGACACAGGCGGGTCCATCCGGCAGCCGGCCAGCTACTGCGGGGTGGTGGGGCTGAAGCCCACCTACGGCCGGGTGTCGCGCTACGGGCTCATCGCCTTTGCCTCCAGCCTGGACCAGATCGGGCCCATCACCCGCTCGGTGGCGGATGCCCTGGCCCTTTTCCGCGTGATTGCCGGCCATGATCGCCGGGACAGCACCTCCCTGGACGAGCCGGTGCCGGAGTGGCCGGGGGTGCTGACAGCCGGGGTGGAGGGCCTGAGCCTGGGCCTGCCGCGGGAGTATGTGGGGCCCGGCATCCAGCCGGGGGTGCGGGCGCGCATGGAGGAGGCGGTGCGCCGGCTGGAGGCGGCCGGGGCGCGGGTGCGGGAGGTCTCGTTGCCCCATACCGAGTACGCCATCGCCACCTATTACCTGATCGCCCCGGCCGAGGCCTCCTCCAATCTGGCCCGGTTTGACGGCGTACGCTACGGGTTGCGCCGGGAGGCGGACGACCTGGTCTCCACCTATGCCGAAACCCGCGCCGCCGGCTTCGGGCCCGAGGTGCAGCGGCGCATCATGCTGGGCACCCATGTCCTCTCGGCGGGCTACTACGACGCCTATTACCTGAAGGCGCAGAAGGTGCGCACCCTCATCCGCCAGGACTTCGAGGCTGCGTTCCGGGAAGTGGATGCCCTCATCACCCCCACCGCCCCCGAGGTGGCCTTCCCCCACGGGGCGCGCACCGCCGACCCGCTGGCCATGTACCTCAGCGACGTGTTTACGGTGACGGCCAACCTGGCCGGGCTTCCGGCCCTGTCGGTGCCGGTGGGCCGCGACGGGGGGCTGCCGGTGGGGCTGCAGGTGCTGGCGCCGCCCCTGCGGGAGGACACGGTCTTCCGGGTAGGCGCCTGGATTGAGGCGGCCTTCAAGGCGGAGACGGGCCGGCCGCCGCGCTTCGCCTGA
- a CDS encoding RNA methyltransferase, TrmA family, producing the protein MGKDGEGVAVAPDGRTLFVAGGLPGEQVRAVVDTEHARFLKGHAVAVLEPSPQRVPAPCPVFGRCGGCALQHWAYPAEAAYKENRVREALRRIARLADPPVRPIRAATAVYAYRNKAQFPWGWSAGRPVLGFYRRATHEVIPLATCAIQHPLINRVLAEAPPAAAALGLPVYDERRDSGLLRHLVVRASFSEPEGLATVVVRHPGDPRLAAFARALRQAVPELVGVAANINPERTNRIFGARTVILEGRDFLHERLLGATFRVGPTAFFQVNPRQTAVLYSLVLDAVARVPGVRRVWDLFAGVGTLAILTGRRLPQADILAVEIAADAVADARVNARLNGVHNVSFQARDALAVVEAERMAGHAPDVVIVDPPRSGLAEELVAALDALAPRALVYVSCNPDTLARDVARLPGWRLAWAQPVDLFPRTDHVETVAILEPGSGGGLQPEAAADEQPGQHGEEDAGEGEDRRCQL; encoded by the coding sequence ATGGGCAAGGACGGGGAAGGGGTGGCGGTGGCGCCGGACGGCCGCACCCTGTTCGTGGCCGGCGGCCTGCCCGGCGAACAGGTGCGGGCAGTGGTGGACACCGAACATGCCCGGTTTCTGAAGGGGCACGCAGTGGCTGTCCTGGAACCCTCGCCCCAGCGGGTGCCTGCCCCCTGCCCGGTGTTCGGACGCTGCGGGGGATGCGCCCTGCAGCACTGGGCGTATCCGGCCGAGGCGGCATACAAGGAGAACCGGGTGCGGGAAGCCTTGCGCCGCATCGCGCGGCTGGCGGATCCGCCGGTGCGGCCGATCCGCGCCGCCACCGCCGTCTACGCCTACCGTAATAAAGCCCAGTTCCCCTGGGGCTGGTCGGCGGGTCGCCCGGTCCTGGGCTTCTACCGGCGGGCGACGCACGAGGTGATCCCGCTCGCCACCTGCGCCATTCAGCACCCGCTCATCAATCGGGTGCTGGCGGAGGCCCCCCCGGCGGCGGCCGCCCTCGGCCTGCCGGTGTATGACGAACGGCGGGACAGCGGGCTTTTGCGCCACCTGGTGGTGCGGGCTTCCTTCAGCGAACCCGAAGGCCTGGCCACGGTGGTCGTCCGCCATCCGGGCGATCCCCGGCTGGCGGCTTTCGCCCGCGCCCTCCGCCAGGCAGTGCCGGAGCTGGTAGGGGTGGCGGCCAACATCAACCCGGAGCGGACCAACCGCATCTTCGGGGCCCGCACCGTGATCCTGGAGGGACGGGACTTCCTGCACGAACGGCTGCTGGGGGCGACCTTCCGGGTGGGGCCCACCGCCTTTTTTCAGGTGAATCCCCGGCAAACCGCGGTGCTCTACAGCCTGGTGCTGGATGCGGTCGCCCGGGTGCCGGGCGTGCGGCGGGTCTGGGATCTCTTCGCGGGGGTGGGCACCCTGGCCATTCTGACCGGGCGCCGGTTGCCGCAGGCGGACATCCTGGCGGTGGAGATCGCCGCCGACGCGGTGGCGGATGCCCGCGTCAATGCCCGCCTCAACGGGGTGCACAACGTGAGCTTCCAGGCCCGGGATGCACTGGCGGTGGTGGAAGCGGAGCGGATGGCCGGGCACGCCCCGGACGTGGTCATCGTCGACCCGCCCCGGTCCGGCCTGGCGGAGGAGCTGGTCGCGGCCCTGGATGCCCTGGCACCCCGTGCCCTGGTCTATGTCAGCTGCAACCCCGACACCCTGGCCCGGGACGTGGCCCGGCTGCCCGGCTGGCGGCTGGCCTGGGCGCAACCGGTGGACCTGTTCCCCCGCACCGACCATGTGGAGACGGTGGCCATCCTTGAGCCCGGATCAGGGGGTGGGCTCCAGCCGGAGGCGGCGGCGGACGAGCAGCCAGGCCAGCACGGCGAGGAGGATGCCGGCGAAGGCGAGGATCGCCGCTGCCAGCTCTGA